TTCGACAGGATCACGAAGATCTACCTCGTGGACCTTCCCGGCGGCCAGCGCTCCCCGTGGCAGCCGTCGGACGAGCTGGCCCCCAAGGAGGCCAAGGCCCAGGACGACAAAGACAAGGACAAGGACAAGGAGAAGGAGAAAGACCAGGAGGGCGAGGCCGGCGATAAGCCGAAGGGCTCCGCCGGCGCGAAGCCGAAGGACAAGGCGGTCGTGGTGAAGATCGAGCTCGACGGCCTCGACCACCGCGTGCAGGAGGTCCCGCTTCCCGCGGACAACTACGAGAACCTGTCCGCCGGGGAGAAGAGGCTCTTCTTCGAGGTGCGGGAGACCTCGTTCGAGAGGAAGGCCCGCCTCGCTTACGCCGAGGTCACGAGCCACGAGCCGAAGGTCAAGACGTTGGTGCCGGAGGTGAAGGGGTACGAGCCGTCCCAGGACGGCAAGAAGCTCCTCGTTCGGAAGGGGGACGACCTGTACGTGATCGAGTCGTCCGCGGAGGAGAGCCACGACCTCTCCGAGAAGAAGGTCTCGCTCGACGGCTGGACGTTCGCGCTCGATCCGCGCGAGGAGTGGCGCCAGATGTTCCGCGAGGCCTGGCGCCTCGAGCGCGACTACTTCTACGACCGGAGCATGCACGGCGTGGACTGGCCGGCGATGCGCGGAAAGTTCGAGCCGCTCGTCGCGCGGGTCACCGACCGCGCCGAGCTGAACGACCTCCTGGGGCAGATGGTCGCGGAGCTGTCGGCTCTCCACATGTTCGTCCGCGGCGGCGACCTCCGCGAGACTCCGGACCCGGTGGCGAACTCGTCCCTCGGCGCCGAGCTCGACCGCGACACGGCCGCGGGCGGGTACCGGATCCGCCGGATCTTCCGCGCCGACCCGGATTATCCCGGCGAGCTTTCCCCGCTGGCGAAGCCCGCGGTCGGCGCCGCCGAGGGGGACGTGCTGACCGCCATCGACGGCGTCGCGCTCCTCACGGTTCCTGACCCCGGCGTGCTGCTCCGCGCCAAGGCCGGCAAGCAGGTCCTGCTGACGATCAGGGAGACGAAATCGGGAAAGACCCGGGACGCGATCGCGGTCCCGCTCCCGGGCGCGGCCGCCGACCTCCGGTACGACGACTGGGAGACTACGCGCCGCCTCGAGGTCGAGGAGAAGGGCAAAGGAGACCTCGGATACGTCCACCTGCGCGCCATGGGCGGGAGCGACTACTCCGACTGGGCCCGGAATTTCTATCCCGTGTATCGGCGCAAGGGACTGATCGTGGACGTGAGGCACAACCGCGGCGGGAACATCGACAGCTGGATCCTCGAGAAGCTGATGCGCCGCGCCTGGTTCTACTGGCAGCCGAGGGTCGGAGCGCCGATCTGGAACATGCAGTACGCCTTCCGCGGCCCCGTGGTCGTGCTGGTGGACGAGTGGACCGCGTCGGACGGCGAGGCGTTCGCCGAGGGGTTCCGCCGGCTCGGCCTCGGCAAGGTGATCGGCACGCGGACCTGGGGAGGCGAGATCTGGCTCTCCAGCAACAACGTCCTCGTGGACAAGGGCATCGCCACCGCCGCCGAGAGCGGCGTTTTCGGCCCCGAGGGGCAATGGCTCATCGAGGGGCGCGGTGTTGAGCCCGACGTGATCGTGGACAACCTCCCCCGCGCGACGTTCGACGGAAAGGACGCCCAGCTCGAGGCCGCGATCGCATACCTCAGGGAGACGCTCCAGAAGCAGCCGGTGGAGGAGCCGAAGCCGCCGAGGTATCCGGACAAGAGCCGGTAGCCGCGCGCCGCCGGGGGGCGCCCCTGGCCCCGAGGCCCCCGCGGGTGCGATAATGTGCCCCAGGGTTCGCTCCGCCGGGACGGCCCATCGCCCACCTCGATGAGCCCGAAAGGACCGTCGTGCCGAAGAGCCTGGCGCTCAGGCTGATCGTCTCCCTCACGGTCATCCTCATCGTCGTCGAAGGCTCCTTCGCCCTCTACAACGTCCGCAAGCAGGAGCGGCAGGTCGTGGACGGGATGGTCCTCGGCGCGGACCAGCTGTCGCGCAGCATCGCCAGCGCCACCTGGCACGCGATGCTGGCGGACCAGCGCAGCGCGGCGTACGAGGTGATGCAGACCATCGCGACCAAGCAGGGGATCGACCGGATCCGGATCTTCAACAAGGAAGGACGGGTGATGTTCTCCACGTCGCCCGGGGGCGAAACCCAGGTGGACAAGAACGCGGAGGCCTGCTTCCTCTGCCACACCCGCGAGCAGCCGCTGGTGCGGGTGGACGTCCCCTCCCGGGCGAGGATCTTCCGCGGATCCGACCGGAGCCGGAAGCTGGGAATGGTCACCGCGATCTACAACGAGCCGGCGTGTAGCCGGGCCGCCTGCCATGCCCACCCCGAGTCCAAGAACGTGCTCGGCGTCCTCGACGTGACCCTCGATCTCGCCCGGGTGGACCGCGACCTGGCCGGGCTCGAGGTTCGCGCCCTCCTCACGACCGCCCTCGAGGTCTCGCTCCTGGCGATCTTCATCGCGCTCTTCACCCGACGGTTCGTCGGCCGCCCGATCGAGCAGCTCATCGAGGGAACGAAGGCGGTGAGCGCCATGCAGCTCGACCGGAAGGTGGAGGTCCGCACGGGAGGCGAGGTCGGCGAGCTGGCCCGATCGTTCGACGTCATGCGGGAGCGCTTGAAGGCGGCGCAGCTCGAGAACGCGGAGTTCACCCACCGCCTCGAGGCGAAGGTCGAGGAGCGGACCGCCCAGCTCGAGGAGACCCAGAGGGACCTCGCCCGGAGCGAGCGGCTCGCCTCCCTCGGGCACCTCGCCGCCAGCGTCGTCCACGAGATCAACAACCCGATCTCGGGCGTGCTCAACCTCTCGACGCTCATGCAGCGGATCTTGAAGGACGACGGGATCCCCGCGGGTCGCGTCGAGGAGTTCCGGCGCTACCTCTCCCAGGTCGAAGGGGAGACCGCGCGGGTGGGACGGATCGTCTCGGACCTCCTCTCCTTCTCCAGAAAGTCCAAGCGGGAGGCGGGCCCCGCGGACCTGAACGATATCGTGCGGACGACCCTCTCGCTCATCGCGCACAAGGCCGGCCAGGCCGGGGTGAGACTCGAGCCTGAGCTTTCGCCGAGCCTCCCCGCGCTGGTCTGCGACGCCTCGCAGATCGAGCAGGTCGTGACCAACCTGGCGCTGAACGGCGTCGAGGCGGTCCCGCGAGGAGGACGGGTGGCCGTCCGGACCGCCGCCGCCGCGGACGGCCGCTCGTTGATCCTCGCGGTGAGCGATACCGGCGGCGGGATCCGCAAGGAGGACCTGCCCCGGATCTTCGACCCGTTCTTCACCACCAAGGAGGACGGGAAGGGGGTCGGTCTGGGTCTCGCCGTCGTCTACGGCATCGTGGAGGCCCACGGCGGCGAGATCTCGGTTGAGACCGCGGAGGGCTCCGGGACCACGTTCCGGGTGCGCCTCCCGCTCTCCGCGAGGGATACGGGACGGGAGGGCGCGTCGTGACCCGCCGCTGGGAGATCCTCGTCGCGGACGACGAGGAGGTCCAGCGCGAGTCGCTGGCCGCGTGGCTCGCCGAGGACGGGTACAGGGTGGCGACCGCCGCGTCCGGCCGGGAAGCGATCGCCAGGGTCCGCGAGCGGAGCTTCGACGTCGCGTTCCTCGACCTCAAGATGCCCCCCGGGATGGACGGCATCGAGACCATGCGGGAGGTGAGAAGGCTCTCGCCCGGGACGACCCCGATCATCATCACCGCGTACGCCACCGTTGACACCGCGATCGCCGCGATGAAGGAAGGGGCCCACGAGTACATCGTCAAGCCGTGCAATCCCCACGAGATCTCGCTCCTCTTGGAGCGGCTCCGCCACCTGAGGAACCTGGAGCGGGAGAACGTCATCCTCCGCCGGAAGCTGACGAGGCAGTACCGCTTCCAGGACATGGTCAGCAAGAACCCGAGGATGCACGAGATCTTCGCGCTCGTCCGCGATATCGCGAACCTCAAGAGCACGGTTCTGATCCGCGGCGAGAGCGGCACCGGCAAGGAGCTGGTCGCCCAGGCGATCCACAGCGTGGGCGACCGCGCCTCCAGGCCGTTCGTCGCCGTCTCGTGCGCCGCGCTCACGGAGACGTTGCTCGAGTCGGAGCTGTTCGGCCACGAGAAGGGTTCGTTCACCGGCGCGCATGCCAGGAAGAAGGGGAAGTTCGAGCTGGCGGACGGCGGGACCCTGCTCCTGGACGAGATCGGCGATATCTCGCCGAAGCTCCAGCTGGACCTGCTGCGGGTCCTCCAGGAGCGCAGCTTCTTCCGCGTCGGCGGCTCCGAGGAAGTCCACGTGGACGTCCGCGTCATCGCCTCCACCAACGCGAACCTCCTGGAGGCGGTGGCGGAGGGGACTTTCAGGGGAGACCTCTACTACCGCCTCAACGTGATCGAGATCCGGATCCCTCCGCTCCGCGAGCGACGGGAGGACATCCCCCTCCTCGCCCGGGAGTTCGTCGAGCGGATCGCGACCGAGATGGGGCGCGAGCCCGTGGAGATCGACGACGCTGCGCTGGCCGTGCTCATGGACCACGAGTGGCCGGGGAACGTAAGGGAGCTCGACAACGCGCTCGAGCGTGCGCTCGTGACCTGCCTGGGGCGCGCGCTGTCGAGCGGAGACTTCGCCTTCTTGGTCCGCGACGCGTCGGAACGCGGGGGGCGGCACGTCCCGGTCGACCTTCCCCTCGAGGAGATCGAGAAGCAGGTGATCGCGGCGACGCTGAGGCGGCACGGGGGGAACATCAAGGAGACGGCGACCGTCCTGGGAATCGATCGCTCGACGCTCTACGAGAAGATCAAGAGATACGGGATCCCGCGCTAGGCAGGACTTCCCGCGGGACGGGCCCTAGCGGGAGTGGTGGCCGCGGGTCACGATCTCGCGGATCGTGGCGGCGACCACCACCACGATCGCGGCCGCCGT
The genomic region above belongs to Terriglobia bacterium and contains:
- a CDS encoding PDZ domain-containing protein — encoded protein: MKRRLVVPASALVLALLAFDALAAGAPLGYYRFPAIHAGTIVFTAEGDLYKVSVEGGTAERLTSHPGMESNAAISPDGAVVAFSATYEGPTEVYVMPLAGGLPRRLTWDGSATVLGWTPDGKVLYATTNRSTLPDAQLSTVDPASGARETLPLSQAAEGSYDFSGRTLFFSRLRYQGSHTRRYKGGTAQKIWKLAPGAAEAVCLTADFDGTSRWPMGWRGRVYFVSDRDGTLNVWSMDESGGDLMQHTRHDGWDVSSPSLSDGKIAYQLGADLWVLDLATGKDAAIAVTLASDLDQTRERWVKKPMEYLTSAHLSPDGDRVALTARGQVFVAPARQGRIVEATRRPGVRYRQARFLPDGKSLAVLSDESGEVEWWKLPANGVGAGDALTSDGKVLRFDGVPSPDGKRIAYHDKNQELWILDLEKKKSTRIATSRTGEFLDLAWSPDGAWLAYVAPGDNELSRIWLHRPADGTTVPLTSDRTGSASPAWTPDGKWLYFLSDRELRSLVGSPWGDRQPEPFFDRITKIYLVDLPGGQRSPWQPSDELAPKEAKAQDDKDKDKDKEKEKDQEGEAGDKPKGSAGAKPKDKAVVVKIELDGLDHRVQEVPLPADNYENLSAGEKRLFFEVRETSFERKARLAYAEVTSHEPKVKTLVPEVKGYEPSQDGKKLLVRKGDDLYVIESSAEESHDLSEKKVSLDGWTFALDPREEWRQMFREAWRLERDYFYDRSMHGVDWPAMRGKFEPLVARVTDRAELNDLLGQMVAELSALHMFVRGGDLRETPDPVANSSLGAELDRDTAAGGYRIRRIFRADPDYPGELSPLAKPAVGAAEGDVLTAIDGVALLTVPDPGVLLRAKAGKQVLLTIRETKSGKTRDAIAVPLPGAAADLRYDDWETTRRLEVEEKGKGDLGYVHLRAMGGSDYSDWARNFYPVYRRKGLIVDVRHNRGGNIDSWILEKLMRRAWFYWQPRVGAPIWNMQYAFRGPVVVLVDEWTASDGEAFAEGFRRLGLGKVIGTRTWGGEIWLSSNNVLVDKGIATAAESGVFGPEGQWLIEGRGVEPDVIVDNLPRATFDGKDAQLEAAIAYLRETLQKQPVEEPKPPRYPDKSR
- a CDS encoding HAMP domain-containing protein; this encodes MPKSLALRLIVSLTVILIVVEGSFALYNVRKQERQVVDGMVLGADQLSRSIASATWHAMLADQRSAAYEVMQTIATKQGIDRIRIFNKEGRVMFSTSPGGETQVDKNAEACFLCHTREQPLVRVDVPSRARIFRGSDRSRKLGMVTAIYNEPACSRAACHAHPESKNVLGVLDVTLDLARVDRDLAGLEVRALLTTALEVSLLAIFIALFTRRFVGRPIEQLIEGTKAVSAMQLDRKVEVRTGGEVGELARSFDVMRERLKAAQLENAEFTHRLEAKVEERTAQLEETQRDLARSERLASLGHLAASVVHEINNPISGVLNLSTLMQRILKDDGIPAGRVEEFRRYLSQVEGETARVGRIVSDLLSFSRKSKREAGPADLNDIVRTTLSLIAHKAGQAGVRLEPELSPSLPALVCDASQIEQVVTNLALNGVEAVPRGGRVAVRTAAAADGRSLILAVSDTGGGIRKEDLPRIFDPFFTTKEDGKGVGLGLAVVYGIVEAHGGEISVETAEGSGTTFRVRLPLSARDTGREGAS
- a CDS encoding sigma-54 dependent transcriptional regulator gives rise to the protein MTRRWEILVADDEEVQRESLAAWLAEDGYRVATAASGREAIARVRERSFDVAFLDLKMPPGMDGIETMREVRRLSPGTTPIIITAYATVDTAIAAMKEGAHEYIVKPCNPHEISLLLERLRHLRNLERENVILRRKLTRQYRFQDMVSKNPRMHEIFALVRDIANLKSTVLIRGESGTGKELVAQAIHSVGDRASRPFVAVSCAALTETLLESELFGHEKGSFTGAHARKKGKFELADGGTLLLDEIGDISPKLQLDLLRVLQERSFFRVGGSEEVHVDVRVIASTNANLLEAVAEGTFRGDLYYRLNVIEIRIPPLRERREDIPLLAREFVERIATEMGREPVEIDDAALAVLMDHEWPGNVRELDNALERALVTCLGRALSSGDFAFLVRDASERGGRHVPVDLPLEEIEKQVIAATLRRHGGNIKETATVLGIDRSTLYEKIKRYGIPR